The region tgcatctggacAACGCACACATACCAACACGGACGTCAAGcacacagtgctgcagaaacacacagaagcgCAGACTAGTTgactgtcctcctcctctcatcctaCCTCTTTTGCCTTCTGTTTCAGACGCAGCTGCTCCGGGTCCTCTTGCCGAGCTCGAGACTGCGAGGCCAAAAGCGAGACACATTAATAACGAGACACATTAATAACGAGACACATTAATAACGAGACACAGAAGAAAGACCAAAGCACTGGGTTGTGCAAGACAAGAGATGCTGCGGAATTTGCAGGTGTTTGAAAATTAATGAAGTACATTCTGCATGAATATCTACAATCACATGGAAAACTTTCTGAAAACTTTTCTGAAAAGCAGATTCTACATCAACTACTTGTTTAGGCAAAGCCTGAAGTCCCATGAATAGTTCAAATCcatcaatatttacatttagagCGAAAAATGATTTATACTGCAAGATAGCTGAATAAAAACCTATTCACTACTTTAACCCATTTTGTTATGCCCAGATAATTTATTAAACCCATGTATCATTGTATTCTTGAAGTCACATACACAGTAGAAATAAATGTGGTGTTATAAATCTATTCCCAGTGCGTTTTTGATATATTACACAGTACATTTGTTAGAAACTGTTCGAGTGACACCCAAACAGGCATCCTGAGAGTGAGTCAGAATCAATCGCAGGGAACATTTTGTTGAACTTTATAGAATACAATATACCTCTGAAAAATAGCTGCGAGACACCGAACCACTAAATGTAGGCCACATTACCTTCTGATACAATAAGAATTTTGTGTAAATGAAATTTAGCCCTTGGACATATTATTTTGATGTCTGCCAGTGCCGCTATACCTTAGCTGCCTTTAGGAGGATCTCTCGCTCCTGTTCCTCCTTCCGTTGTTTTTCTAACTGGTCCAGCTGCTCAAAGAACTTGAGCTGAGCACGAACATCACTGCTCTGCGCATAATGGTCATCCTCCTGGCAACAGACAGCAGCGTTACATGTTATCCTAGAGACCAAAAGACTGCAGGAGGGAAAGTATTGCATATATGTGGATTTGAAGCATTGTAATATGTATCTGTCATTTGCATGCtaaacacaacatgtaaatacagtagAACCTTTAGCGTGGCACCACCAGTATTGTTTGCCTGCAATCTCTCTCTATAATGACGGTGCAAACAAACcttgaaattgaaatttttCTGCTGGGCCACTTGGGAAACTTTTTCCAGCAGGTTCTGGAGCCGCTGCTGTGTAGCATGGGAGACATAGTTCACCACCTCTGCTCCCAGGTCTGTCACACCATACCTCCTACCTGGAAAAGAAACCACAAGACACCTTTGGGCTTTAGCAGGTGGAAGGATGGATGTTGTATTGTTAATAATGTTGCAAGTGTCTCACCAATCTCCTGCATTCTCCTCTGTAGCATGGCACTGGAGAGAAAAGCCTCGTCCTTACAGGAATGTGTCACCGCTCCCACTAGTCCAGAATTGGTTGCGAGGATATTAGCGCTTTCCTCTGATAGATTCACTCCAGCCATGGAGGCCACGTCGTTGATGTCTTCATCATCTCTGTAAACATAAATGCAGTAAGACAAACCCAATCCCGACTTGGAGAAATCACTATGAACTGTTATTTATTTGTCCAGCTACATGTAGTTTTGTAGCTATAAAGTTACGCTGACAATGAGATTAAATGAACCTTTTATTTTGCTGGGATAGTTAGAAAAGTTCCCAAAGTAAATTTTTTCAGCTACAAGTGATGCTAATACTAAAATATGTGTgattaaataacatttatggTAAAAACTGATTTGAAGCCTGGTAACTTTGTTCTTACTTGAAAGTGCCACCCGCctctttcagcttgttcttTTGAGCCGGGGTCAAGGCCGCAGCATAGACTTGTTTAGAAACAGGCGGCACCTCCGGCCTCACAGGAACTGGCAGCGACACAAAAtcacagtaaatacaaacacacatgcacagacaggGGTGTTATTAGACTGACATCCTTACCTGGTTGCAGCTCTTTAAGCTGGACCTGTTGCTGTCCCACCATGATGCGGCCAGGGGCCTGATTCCTGAGAGTCACCATGGGGGTCGTCGGTAAGGTTACCTGAGGTCTCAACattgctctctgctgctgatgctggagAACCTGCAAGTTTCAAATGCAGATTATGTAATTATGATCAGAGTGACATGTATACTTCATGTTTATTATGCAATTTCAGGGAGTGGAATCATTTGAGATGCCATACATTTGATATAAACGCTGTTGTAGATTTGAGTTGAGTTGACATCTGAGATATTCATTAATGAGTTTACCAGTGAGGGTCCTGGTTTGCTAACGCCTGGCTGGAGCTGGGGCCTGATGACTGGGGCAGTGAGGCGGGGGACCGGGCTGCCCAGGACCACTGTGGTGGGTGTAggtgaggtggaggagaccGGACTTGAGGCTGGCTGGGGGAGCTGACTCTGCTGGATGAAGGCTGCTGAGTCTGGGGTGAGTTGCCTCAAGGCTGGAAGGCTTCTCTACAGAAGACAAAAAGGCAGACGAACATTACAGAAACGCAATGAAAGATGACATTCTGTTCACTGAAGTccaagaaaatataaaaacacattttactgatcTTTGCTGGACGGTCAATCAGTTAAAACGACAACAGAACATAAGCTGTCTTACCTTGAGGAAAGGCACAAGGTAAGGTTGGGGTGAGGAGTTGAGCTCTTTGTACAATCTGCTGGTGAATTCCTCAGCTTCCAGTTTGCCCTCCTGATACAACATATAGGCATAAAGAGCTGGGAGTCAGAGCTGTCATATTTGCAGGTACAGATATTTTCCACTGTTAAAAAGGCCAGCTGAGACTTTTTActtaaattatataatataatataaattattatattttagagCTTTCATTTGTCAATACATAGCAGTTGGCAGGTTTATGTGTGTCTCCAGTATGTACGGCTCACTCACCAGCAGGTCCTTGACCAGCTCTCTCACGCTGGCTGCAGTCTCTGTTGATTGCTTCCCTGTGGACGCCAGCTTGATCAATGTAGACAGGAAGTTCTTACATTTCTTCACATTCTCCATCGTCTCCTACAGAACATTCAGATAATGAATAAAGTCTCATCACAGCATGCTTTTATTATACTGTAATTGTCTGCTTAAGTGTTTACTATGAGTGTTATACACTCTACGGTATACTGATACAATATATGCACACACCCAGCTCTATCTGATCCACTGGGCTTAGACTCACTTTGCTCACTGTTACTGAGGTAACTGTGGTCCCAGCTGTTTGGCTGATGGTCCTGGGGGTCATTGCTGCTACTGCAGCTCCAACTGAGCTCTGGGAAGACAGACAGCACCATCATAGCATGTTTTCTGGGTtgttaaacacatttcaaacccCACTTGTCTCACAGGAGTGTGTGGGTTTTAGAGCTGTTTCAAAGTTGATAAAGTGCATCAAACTTCAGCTTCACAAGAGGAAACAGGTGCACTTCTCCTGCACTGAATTTCAGTTGGGTGCTCCTCTTCAAAAAAGCTTCAATGTGTTGGTTTTAAGATATTTGGAAATACTCCAGTAGTATGACTTGATcattttgtgattgttttattcATAACTGGCAAAGCTGCTAGTGTTTCAGCATGTGTAATACATAAAACTTTAACAGGTTGTTAGATTTCCTAATGTCATGTCCAACCACCGCTGTCTGATCACTACCTGCTCTTGTCAGAACCATTATTGTGGGCTAGATAAAGTCCTATATAGAAAGAAGGACAATGCATCAATGTTACAGCTATAAACGCTCAACAACTTAACCggattattttattcatttctttaggcaaactttaaaaaacaagtAACTGTGCAGAAAATGTATACGTTTCATATTTGTAGTTTCATGTTTGTCTGAAGTGAACCTGGTCTGGATGTGACTCAACTTAAATTTGGCCTTGAACAGACAAGCAGATGTCGAAAGTAAGAAAAATGCTTCACAGTTTGAaccaaaatgctgttttaaatgattatgAAATGCGCTATAGTCATCTAGAAAACTACATCGCAGCTTTGCACACGGAAGTGCACACTTTCGTTCACTTTTTTGCAATAACAAACTTACATGTATCTTGATTTCTCATCCATTTTGCAGCTACTAGATGGCATGGGTCATTCTGTCCAGAGTCCACTATCTCCTGGGACTTCTGTTGCTGCTAGCATTTATAGAATATCTCTTTATAATTAAGTATAATTAAGTCTAGGTCTCAACTCTACTATAGTAAATCCAAGAAACAAGGTTCAGGATTACCAATAAACCCTGTCaattgaaaaacacacattcacactatGCACCAAATAGCACATCCTCTAGAGAATTTGAGTTTGCATCCTTTTTACTGTGGAAAATGCAGTCATAATATCCTTCTAGTGTCACTTTGACACATACAATGCAGCCTGTGCAGGTAATGGACATAAACACTGTGCAACAAGCCAAATGAACATCATCAGAAATGATTTGACGGCGATAGGCGCGGTTACCTGAAGGACAGGAGATCTGTGAAGAGTGGTGGTGGCAGCGATTGACGTTGGGGCTGGACAACCCTGACGGATGATGCTGCTGGGAGCCACTTGTCGGCTGATGATGGTGTTTCCAGGAGCCTGAGAGAAGGCACGAAGCATGACATGATGTGCAACACCCACTTTAATCAAACCAGAAAATACATCTACTGATTACAtctgaatacataaataaatagctATATGTGTTTTATAATTATGCATAAATGAAGActaataatacaaaacaatgacagacaAGCACATGAGCTATAATGTATCTAATGTTCTACTCAACAGGTGCTTCCCTGAGCTGTAGGCAGGAAGGCAAGCTCAACATGGGCTATAATACCGACCTCGGCACTAAAGTGAGACATAATGGTTGACAATATAAAGGTCTTCCTTGGGCAGACTGTGATCTTACCTGGCCTGGAGGCACGTTTGTTGGTGTAGCAGTCCGAGGTGCCATGCCTCCCTGTGCCTGGGCCTGCATCTGTGCCAGAGCCTGCTGAGGAATCATCAGCAGCTGTCCACTCTCACTGCGTACCAGCACCATCCCTGAACCAAGTCAGGAAATATGCGACAACTTGAATGTAATTATACTACCACATGAAATCGCTAGGGAGAAGCAATGTCTAAACCGATGCTCTTCTAATAAATGAAACAGTGCACAGCTAAACCACTATgcagtgtaaacacaaacaattcaTGCAGTAAATCTCACAAAGTAGTCCCCATAAATCATAACAGATCAGTGGTTTAGTGATATTTAAAGAATCGGATGCCCTACTCACAGTGAGTCTAAGGAGACACATACTTTctatgtattatgtattggaTGATCAACATTCAATGAGAATATactcactgtttattttgacaaTCATTCAGCAGAgacaaatgaaactgaaaccaATTTGTGGAAAGTGTGGAAATAAATGCCTGTGCACATACAGCAAGAAGTTCTGACTTCACTCACCCGGAGGGAGCTGGATGTTATGTATACTGGGCTGTCCCGGGGAGCTCTGGGGGAGCCTTGGGGCCAACATCTGAGGCGTCAGGGCTCGTATCCCGCCTGGACCGGCGGCTGCCGTCGCCGGAATCCGGGGGGCGCTGACGGCGCCAGGATTGACAGCCGGCGGCGGTGCTGACTGTATTATTGTTGTGGGTGGCTCTGCCTTGATTATGTGCGACTCTGCGCTGACAGACACCGAGTTGGACGGCTGGCTATTGTTTACAAGCGGGGTTTGCATGACGGTACCTGTCTGACCTGTTGTATTGGCAACCACAGCAGGGCTCGCATTATTGTTCCCATTCAAAGTTGCACCCGAACCCGCGGTTTGCATAGGCGGCCTGGCCAGTGTCACAGTGGGTCCAGTTGTCTGGCTAACAGGCTGAGATGTAGTGACAACACTCTGTGAGTTCATGAGAGGCGTCTGAATTACACTGTTTGACGAGGGGGGCATTATCGCACTGGCCAGCCCTTTTGACATCACTGATCCACTGTTGACAGCTGTGACAGCTATCGCAGGAGGCCTAATGTTACTGCTACTGTTACCAGTGCCACTTGTCACTGGCGTCCCCCCGGGAGGGGCAGCGCTTCCTGAATTGTGAGAGTTCATAGTTTGGCTCCCATTGAAAGTCTGCGCTGAGTATGAGCCTACTTTCCCCTGGTGATTGGGGGGAGAAGTTACATCGCCACTAACATCAAGTGTTTTGCCAGGGTCGTGTCCCGTGGTGGAGTCCGTGCTGGCCGTCGATGCATCCATAGTTGAACCATGGGGACCTCGGTACGATGAGACCCCCTGCGCGTCAACTTGTTTAGAAGGAGCACAAACAATCTTGAATGTGACGGGGCAAAACTCTTGACACCTctactgtttttctctgtcagctCCAGCGCTTGTTTTTCGTGTATACtcggagagacaaagaggaaaacaacattAGTAGTTACAGCGTACCTGCTTCGGCAATCGTCTTGACCAAGTCCCAGCTGGACATTAGCTCGCGCTACCCCCTTGTCCCGGAACTACAGCCATGTATTTACCGGCTGCCTCGTGCCTAACCCAGTGGTTGTTGTGACACAAGAACGACAGTTGTGACTCTACAGACTGTACAGGATGACAAACTACCGCTTTATTCACCTCTGTGTGTAAAAAAGGCTCATCCAGCGGGCCGGGGCCAACCGCCATCTTCACGCTCCTGCGAGCTTGTGAGAAGTGAGGTACTTACCAACTGACATGCGCGTGCGCACAACAACTAAACGTCTCCGTGCAGGGATATCGGCGAGCTGTGGTTGGCTGTCCCACATTCTAAAAGGCGGTACCAATGGCTTCAGCTGTCATTCCAGGGGATGCCCGAGACGAAACAACATCGTACCGGGGACGAAATGTTTTCATCAAATGTTACATCGTTGCCGGCGTGTTTATGCTACCACGATAGCTATTCCGCTTCAGAATTGCACCGTGTGACTCTTGGTAGAATAATAACGGGGTttacaacaagctaacaaacCAAATTTCAGAGTTTAGTCACTGTCGATGCGCTGTGCAAGAtggctgcagtgttttggcCAGTGAGTGAAGTTGCTGTTGTAAAGAGTCGTTTGAGGGCGCCCCACCCTCCTCTTCGAGAGGAAATGTGGTCAGCAGTCATGGGATTTAGTGTGGTTAAACTCCCACGTGCGCTGACTTTTCGATAAATGCACATACccaaagtgtgaaaaaaaactcttgctttcatttatgttttgaaTATAAACCCAAAGTAGGCTACTGTTTGTAATGTATTCAGAAGTTACACATTTACAGCTGAGAGGTGTAAAATATAATTAAGTACTTTTCTGGTGTGCAATGTTCATATATGAACAGTTACAGCATCCAAATTGTTTCTGTAATCAATATCATCACAGCTGCGAGGAATTTTGCACTTTCACCCCCTATTAAAATTATAAGAGAGAATGGCAAATAAACAATTATTATACTGTACTACTCAGAATAGTCAGATGttatgttaaaaaatgaaactgatttttttgaTGTATGATCCAgtttctttttaacatttattgtgGCTTTATCTTGAATAGTATGCTATGATATAAtagtttattttccatttctcttatttttcaattttcttttcattttggataAAATCCACTCCACATTGGGCGGCTACGTGGGAAGGCCTTTGTTTCTCGCGGTGTACGCCGGCTGGCTAAAGAAACTAACCCTGTTATATGCGCAGGTGACCCGGCAGCAAAGAGACGCGTCACTGGCAATCTTATAAAGCGCACAGGTGCCCGCTAATTGCGCACGTTGCTGATTAGTTATTTTCAGGTGTGTGCGGTGGTTTGGTGCTCTGTGGTTTAGCCGCTGCTTTTCAACTTGAAAACGTATTTTCACTGCGAACAtgagtgcaggaggaggaaccCCTTACATTGGCAGTAAAATAAGTTTGATATCCAAGGCTCAGATTCGATACGAGGGGATATTGTCCTCTGTCGACACGGATAGGTCCACGGTTGCTTTAGCCAAAGGTAGGTTGCTAGGCCAAGGCcacacctgtgtttttctctttcacaatCTCTCTGTTAAATGTGGAGGTAAACAAAACCTAACTTCCTTTCCAATTAACTATATTTCCCGACAGTGAAATCCTATGGGACAGAGGACCGCCACACAGATAGACCAGTGCCACCCAAAGATGAAATTTATGAATACATAATCTtcagaggaagtgacatcaaAGACATTACAGTGTCAGAACCACCAAAGACACACCATGGACTGCCTCGTGACCCTGCTATTGTACAGGTGTGTGGCACGGGGAGATTTGATTAAAGTACTTtccattttgtaaatgtgttagGCATTAATCAAAAGTCATAATACTCGCAACTGATTAAAGAAGTTCCTTTTGTCTtaatttttgtgtttcttttagtCATCCATTggcagctcctctgctgcctaTCACCCACGCTGGAGTCCATACAGAGACATGATGCCCACCTACAACCAGCTGGCTGCTAGTTCTCTACTCAACCAGCAGTACAATGCAGCACTGGGCCTAGGTACAGAGAGTAATCTTTTGGACACTTCAGATGTCTCAGGAATGTCTCGTGTAGTCTTTTTCTCCAGCACTATGGAAGGTCTGTGGCTGTTTCCCACGTGTCTGCAGTTGGTCAAGCTCCACCATGTTTGCTCCTGTTTCCCTCAGTACCAGGACTTCACGGCATCCCAGCCAGAAGAGCTCCCATGGTCGAGCAGGCTGTCCAGACCGTGCCATTGGCCAGTGCGGCCCAGAAAAGGGGGAAGACTTCAGCCCAACCACAGGGCAGACAGCCTGTCCGTCCAACCCAGCGCTCTGGCCGCGGTGGTTCCCAAGTTCAGAAGGAGAATGTACTCGCGAGTAAGAAAAGTGTGTCCATAACGTACAAGAGAAATCACTCCTCCCCTGTTTCTTGCATTCTTTTTAATCCAGCTCAAATAAACatcttaaaacatttaatttattaatctTTAGGTCGGGCGTCATCTCAGCCAAGTGCAGCCAAGATTCAAGGTCAAGGCACTGAGAACcagaaacaaaggcaaaaacaaggtatctaaattaaaaaatgcaCACTAAGCCATTTCTTTCTGACAGAATAgcaatatttgttttgattgtttatgTTAATGTCTGAAGAGGCAGATGTACAGCAGTCGCTTTGTCAAAGTAAACAAATACTGTTCATCAGTCTCTGAGCCGCTGTTCCACCAAGCGGCACAGGAGATAATTCCTTCAAACTGAATGAAACCTCGAGGATAAATCTATCTGAAATATCCAAGACTAGGTGAACCTGTTTTTAAATAGTTATTAAACCAGTTGTATAGTAGTGTATGTCATATTTGTCTGAATGATGCTCACTTGCAGGCAATCGCAGGTCCAGGAATCGAAGCAGAGGCCAGCTGCTTGTGAAAAACTCAAAGGCCACCACCTTGCAGTTTGAGtcagattttgattttgaaactGCAAATGCTCAGTTTAAAGATGATCTGACAAAGGAGGTTGTTGGTAGGTATCCATCAAGTTTCAGTGGACACAATATaaggggggtgtgtgtgtatatgcattcTCTTGTTGTGAATTGCTGCAGTTGAAAAGGTGGATTCTGGGGAGGCCCAGGACGGCCAGGGTATGCAGGAGGAGGCAACTCTCGGAGACAAGTACTACGACAAAGCCAAATGCTTCTTTGACAACATCTCATCAGACCTTAAGCCCAGGTTGTTATGTAAATatgcagtttgtctttgttacGTTAGGGGGTTTGTCCTGCTCTACAATATGTTTAAACTTTGTGCGTCCTCAGGAGAACCACCTgggcagaggagaagaagttGAACATGGAAACATTTGGAGTGCCTGGCCGCTTCCTGAGAGGCAGAGGGTTCAGGGGTCGAGGACGCGGCGGGCAGAGCGCTACTGAGCAACGACCCCTCCCAAAGATTGGTAGTGGGAGGGTGtgaggcttttttctttttgttaacattttctgtatatatatatataatgtagttTTCTACTTATTTAAAAAGTAGCTGTTTCTTTTCCCCATTtgaagcaaaatgtttttttctttatcccaAATATGCATTAGGGAATTTTGTACTTTAAACCTTCATATTGTATAAAAATGGGAGAgcaatttctttttaattgagCAGCTGTATGCTAGAAGCAAATGTATTCATTGGTAGTTAGTTTGGTAAAATGCAATGTGGAATTTGTCTTTTGAACAGGCCAGCAggcggggtttttttttttggttttttttgttgctgaatGTATTAAATTCTTGTCTACTTGGCTGTCCAAATGTAACTCCAAATAGCTTTTGGAGGATAgctgtactttattttttttccctactTGTAAAATGAAAACTGGAGGACTTTGTGTAACAGTTCCTAATTAAATAAGTTATGATTAACAGAATGGCTTTCATCACTTGTGCTGTAACTTGGCCTTGAGGAGAGAAACTTAACACAGAATCCAAAGAGTTTTAGCATCCATCAACCTAAAAACCACTGCCTATACAGTTTTTAAAAGTTTGCTCCCCCACTCAATACCAAAAATATGCTGCTTACAGATAAACATGTTCAGTCTTGTATAGGTAGCGGCTTGCAAATAGAAGCCAGTTGGTTGAACTTGGGGCCCAAGTCTTTCAGTGCTTCCTGGAATGAATCGTCATCAGGAATGGGGATGCTCTCCAGCTCTGAGAAATAGTCATAGTCCCCCTCCTCTGCATAGAGGTGAGGCTGATAGTCCAGCAGATTTTCCTCGGTCTCCTGAAGAGCGGCGAGCCTCTGCAGGAGGAGTGGACAGTCCACAGAAAGGGGGGGGACAGTGCTTATTTAGTGCTGCaggcacatgcatgcatttccaGTGTCTTATGCAGCAGAGTAGACATGATACTATAAGTGCGCTACCAACCTGATGAAGCAGGACTAGGagagctgcctctgctgcatgGCTTGAGCTCCTTTTGTTGTGGAAGTTCATTGTGCTCATGACCTCATTctatacaaaacaaacagttcacATAAAGATTGAGTTTCTTCAGCCGCTGACTCAAAGTAACAataagcacaaacaaacagttactCTACCTGGTCAGTATGGTGGTAGCCATTGGCTATCAGAGAATCCCAGTTTGTCTGAGATTGGAGGAAAGAGATTTGAAATGGGAGCAAAGATGAAAATCAATGTTTGAATGTGCAGTCGTGACTGAATACCTGGTTCCAGTTCTCACTGAATAGGTAGGAAAGGTTCTCCCTTCTGTAATCTCTGAAGTGATTGTGGATGAGGTTTTGCTCCATATGCTGttgaacagaaagacaggagcAGCTGTGATAAACAGCTGGATTAAAGTTCAGTAGGCCCACACGTTCCAAATAGCAGCCTTTAACTTTTACAAGCAATGCCGTCAGTATGTGTGCGGAAACCAACTTGGTGCTCCTCAGAAAGAAACTATTCAAAAGAATGTTACACAGACCTACTTCAAGTTTTGCAGTTTAACCAGTGAAAAAAACTATTTCCATCTGTACTCACATTTGTTGAAACACTTCCGTGCTGCATTCCATCATGCTGGCTTTGCCAGTTAGATGTGTTGTGGTGCTTCTTATCTGTGGATACTGCCAGGGCACTGTCAGGTACCTTGAAGAGAAAAAATACCTATTACTGGTGTTTGCATGAGGGGAAATATTATGGTATCACTGGtttgtttgcaaatgtttctGAGTGACCTGGCAGTCTGTTCCTGGTGTCTCAATGTTTGACACCAGAAGGGTTTCTCCAGAGGAATCGCAGGTCTGCAAAGTGGCAAACTCTTTTTTGCAGGAGATGACAACTGCCATCAGCAGCAGAACTGTCAGCGAGACGGAGACGACAAAATTCAACACACAGTGAGTTATCAGAATTTTAACAATACATATTACAGTATACTCCGCCACCAACTAAAGGCAATGAATCAGTTTCTTACACAGGAGTAAAAACAGGGAGGCAAACACAATGCCTATAGCACCAGAGGCAGCTTTTGTGGCAGTCACTCGGCGGCTTCGGCAGTTGGCTGTCACGGAGCATTCACACGCGGTCACACTGAGGTTGTAAACACCAAACTCTCCCTGCATGTCATAGATCTTCACATTAATTGCGTGTTGGCCAGCAAACACACCGGGCTCCTTCACCAGGCCAGCTGTGTACCCTGTgagaaataatcacaaaattAAAGGgctgttttataaaatgtttgctttaataTTTCACTAC is a window of Enoplosus armatus isolate fEnoArm2 chromosome 3, fEnoArm2.hap1, whole genome shotgun sequence DNA encoding:
- the taf4a gene encoding transcription initiation factor TFIID subunit 4; this translates as MDASTASTDSTTGHDPGKTLDVSGDVTSPPNHQGKVGSYSAQTFNGSQTMNSHNSGSAAPPGGTPVTSGTGNSSSNIRPPAIAVTAVNSGSVMSKGLASAIMPPSSNSVIQTPLMNSQSVVTTSQPVSQTTGPTVTLARPPMQTAGSGATLNGNNNASPAVVANTTGQTGTVMQTPLVNNSQPSNSVSVSAESHIIKAEPPTTIIQSAPPPAVNPGAVSAPRIPATAAAGPGGIRALTPQMLAPRLPQSSPGQPSIHNIQLPPGMVLVRSESGQLLMIPQQALAQMQAQAQGGMAPRTATPTNVPPGQAPGNTIISRQVAPSSIIRQGCPAPTSIAATTTLHRSPVLQSSVGAAVAAMTPRTISQTAGTTVTSVTVSKETMENVKKCKNFLSTLIKLASTGKQSTETAASVRELVKDLLEGKLEAEEFTSRLYKELNSSPQPYLVPFLKRSLPALRQLTPDSAAFIQQSQLPQPASSPVSSTSPTPTTVVLGSPVPRLTAPVIRPQLQPGVSKPGPSLVLQHQQQRAMLRPQVTLPTTPMVTLRNQAPGRIMVGQQQVQLKELQPVPVRPEVPPVSKQVYAAALTPAQKNKLKEAGGTFKDDEDINDVASMAGVNLSEESANILATNSGLVGAVTHSCKDEAFLSSAMLQRRMQEIGRRYGVTDLGAEVVNYVSHATQQRLQNLLEKVSQVAQQKNFNFKEDDHYAQSSDVRAQLKFFEQLDQLEKQRKEEQEREILLKAAKSRARQEDPEQLRLKQKAKEMQQQELAQMRQREANLTALAAIGPRRKRKILDSPSSSAAAEGSGTGPSLSGGAGSSGSRLTRQRITRVNLRDLLFCLENERLTSRSHFLYKGFLK
- the LOC139282892 gene encoding protein LSM14 homolog B-like, with translation MSAGGGTPYIGSKISLISKAQIRYEGILSSVDTDRSTVALAKVKSYGTEDRHTDRPVPPKDEIYEYIIFRGSDIKDITVSEPPKTHHGLPRDPAIVQSSIGSSSAAYHPRWSPYRDMMPTYNQLAASSLLNQQYNAALGLVPGLHGIPARRAPMVEQAVQTVPLASAAQKRGKTSAQPQGRQPVRPTQRSGRGGSQVQKENVLASRASSQPSAAKIQGQGTENQKQRQKQGNRRSRNRSRGQLLVKNSKATTLQFESDFDFETANAQFKDDLTKEVVVEKVDSGEAQDGQGMQEEATLGDKYYDKAKCFFDNISSDLKPRRTTWAEEKKLNMETFGVPGRFLRGRGFRGRGRGGQSATEQRPLPKIGSGRV